The Heliangelus exortis chromosome 10, bHelExo1.hap1, whole genome shotgun sequence genome includes a window with the following:
- the FABP2 gene encoding LOW QUALITY PROTEIN: fatty acid-binding protein, intestinal (The sequence of the model RefSeq protein was modified relative to this genomic sequence to represent the inferred CDS: inserted 2 bases in 1 codon), which yields MSFDGTWKIDRSENYEKFMKAMGVNKMKRKLGIHGNMKINFQQDGSKFTVKESSNFHATEIVFILGVNFDYNLDDGTELNGSWNIEGNKLVGKNTRKXNVKALTAYREILGDELVQVS from the exons ATGTCATTTGATGGTACTTGGAAAATAGACAGAAGCGAAAACTATGAAAAATTCATGAAGGCCATGG GTGTTAAcaagatgaaaagaaagctAGGAATCCATGGTAATATGAAGATCAATTTTCAGCAAGATGGGAGCAAATTTACTGTCAAAGAATCAAGCAACTTCCATGCCACAGAAATTGTATTCATTCTAGGAGTCAATTTTGACTACAATCTAGATGATGGGACTGAACTTA ATGGTTCTTGGAATATAGAAGGAAATAAACTTGTGGGGAAAAATACTAGAAA CAATGTAAAAGCACTCACAGCATACAGAGAAATCCTAGGTGATGAACTTGTTCAGGTGAGTTAA